A single genomic interval of Cucumis sativus cultivar 9930 chromosome 5, Cucumber_9930_V3, whole genome shotgun sequence harbors:
- the LOC101218830 gene encoding homocysteine S-methyltransferase 1 isoform X2, with protein sequence MGIKKATTLLDDFLHNAGGCAVIDGGFATQLEKHGAVINDPLWSAVCLINDPHLIKKVHLEYLEAGADILVSSSYQATIPGFISKGLSVEEGELLLEKSVKLAIEARDSFWDSVKCIPGHKYNRALVAASIGSYGAYLADGSEYSGHYGPDVNVDKLKDFHRRRLQIFVDASPDLLAFETIPNKLEAQACVELLEEENIQIPSWICFSSVDGENAPSGESFEKCLYAINKSDKVNAVGINCTPPHFIEALITKFKEPSNCFGDDKFESLSSRWRNLGATFIGGCCRTTPSTIRAVSKVLKESTF encoded by the exons ATGGGGATTAAGAAGGCCACCACATTGTTGGATGATTTTTTACACAACGCTGGAGGTTGTGCGGTAATTGATGGAGGTTTCGCCACACAGCTTGAGAAACACGGCGCTGTCATTAACGATCCACTTTGGAGTGCTGTTTGCCTCATTAATGATCCTCACCTAATCAAGAAG GTTCATTTGGAGTACTTGGAGGCTGGAGCAGATATCTTGGTTTCTTCATCTTACCAG GCCACAATTCCTGGGTTTATATCAAAGGGGCTGTCCGTTGAAGAAGGGGAGTTGCTCTTAGAAAAGAGTGTTAAATTGGCCATTGAAGCTCGTGATAGTTTCTGGGATTCTGTGAAGTGTATCCCAGGGCATAAGTACAATAGGGCTTTGGTTGCAGCATCCATTGGAAGCTATGGTGCCTATCTTGCTGATGGTTCAGAGTACAG TGGGCATTATGGGCCAGATGTAAATGTAGATAAGCTGAAGGATTTTCATAGACGCAGATTGCAGATTTTTGTTGATGCTAGCCCAGATTTGCTTGCTTTTGAGACTATTCCCAATAAGCTGGAAGCCCAG GCCTGTGTGGAGTTGCTCGAAGAAGAAAACATCCAAATTCCATCCTGGATCTGCTTTAGCTCCGTAGATGGTGAGAATGCACCATCTGGAGAGAGCTTCGAGAAGTGCCTCTATGCGATAAATAAAAGTGACAAAGTAAATGCGGTTGGCATAAACTGTACACCTCCTCATTTTATTGAAGCTCTGATTACAAAGTTCAAAGAG CCATCAAATTGTTTTGGTGATGACAAATTCGAATCATTAAGTTCAAGATGGCGCAATTTGGGAGCAACATTCATTGGAGGCTGTTGTCGTACAACGCCATCTACCATCCGAGCTGTATCAAAGGTTTTGAAAGAAAGCACTTTTTAG
- the LOC101212689 gene encoding zinc finger protein CONSTANS-LIKE 6, with protein MTTRKSVERTAEGGKTARACDSCISKRARWYCAADDAFLCQACDASVHSANSLARRHERVRLQTASFRPSSDNSSAASWHQGFTKKPRSPRMGKTAPTRKPFPQVPEVSAKEESEEQEQLLLHRVPVLGADSKDGNLASFVGEKESSNGYLSYDMDPAEFAADVESLLGNSLDNECFDMEELGLVASKDHSLTNDDYSLNSHEIIKIEPDEIEVLTPMLGIEADTMREPFELNFMDFGSNPTTCSEEDDKMMMEVMAVVKNGELEMEETKIVKNKKKVSLSLDSEAVIIAWGSRGTPWTSGDRPNLDLDYYWPDYMGTYESDCYYQPYGEFGSGIGRQAVTGVEGEREARVSRYREKRRTRLFAKKIRYEVRKLNAEKRPRMKGRFVKRSSCFAPPPLPLFNQ; from the exons atgacAACAAGGAAAAGTGTGGAGAGAACAGCAGAGGGAGGCAAGACTGCCAGAGCCTGTGATAGCTGTATCAGCAAGCGGGCTCGGTGGTACTGCGCTGCCGATGATGCTTTTCTGTGCCAAGCTTGTGATGCTTCAGTCCACTCCGCCAACTCCTTGGCACGTAGACACGAGCGAGTTCGTCTTCAAACTGCCTCCTTCAGACCCTCTTCAGACAACTCCTCTGCTGCCTCATGGCACCAGGGCTTCACCAAAAAGCCACGGTCGCCTCGAATGGGAAAGACTGCTCCGACGAGGAAACCATTTCCACAGGTACCGGAGGTTAGTGCTAAAGAAGAATCTGAAGAACAAGAACAGCTTCTCCTTCACAGAGTTCCTGTATTGGGAGCTGATTCAAAGGATGGCAATTTGGCTAGTTTTGTTGGGGAAAAAGAAAGCTCAAATGGTTATCTCTCGTATGATATGGATCCTGCTGAATTCGCAGCTGATGTTGAGAGTTTATTGGGAAACTCGCTTGATAATGAGTGCTTTGATATGGAAGAACTGGGGCTAGTAGCTTCCAAAGACCACTCATTGACAAACGATGATTATTCTTTAAACAGCCATGAAATTATTAAGATTGAACCAGATGAGATAGAGGTATTAACTCCGATGCTCGGCATAGAAGCCGATACGATGAGGGAGCCATTTGAGCTGAACTTTATGGACTTTGGCAGCAATCCGACAACGTGCAGTGAGGAAGATGACAAGATGATGATGGAAGTTATGGCAGTAGTGAAGAACGGTGAACTTGAGATGGAGGAGACAAAGAttgttaaaaacaaaaagaaagtatcATTGAGTTTGGATAGTGAAGCAGTGATTATAGCTTGGGGAAGTAGAGGAACTCCATGGACATCCGGTGATCGACCGAATCTCGACCTCGATTATTACTGGCCGGACTACATG GGTACGTATGAGAGTGATTGTTACTATCAACCTTATGGGGAGTTTGGCAGCGGAATTGGGCGACAAGCGGTAACCGGAGTCgaaggagagagagaagcaCGAGTGTCAAGGTAcagagagaagagaaggacGAGATTATTCgcaaagaaaataagatatGAAGTTAGGAAATTGAATGCAGAGAAGAGACCGAGAATGAAAGGGAGGTTTGTAAAGAGATCGTCATGCTTTGCGCCACCACCTTTGCCTTTATTTAATCAATGA
- the LOC101218433 gene encoding 3-ketoacyl-CoA synthase 6 — protein MPPILPDFSTSVKLKYVKLGYQYLVNHILTLTLIPVMLAIFIQVLRMGPDEILNLWKSLHFDLIQILCSSFFIIFVATVYFMSKPRTIFLVDYACFKPPVTCRVPFSTFMEHSRLILKDNPKSVEFQMRILERSGLGEETCLPPAIHYIPPKPTMEAARGEAELVIFSAMDALFQKTGLKPKDIDILIVNCSLFSPTPSLSAMVINKYKLRSNIKSFNLSGMGCSAGLISIDLARDLLQVHPNSNAVVVSTEIITPNYYQGNERAMLLPNCLFRMGGAAILLSNRRSERRRAKYRLVHVVRTHKGADDKAYRCVFEEQDKEGKVGISLSKDLMAIAGEALKSNITTIGPLVLPASEQLLFLLTLIGRKIFNPKWKPYIPDFKQAFEHFCIHAGGRAVIDELQKNLQLSTEHVEASRMTLHRWGNTSSSSLWYELGYIEAKGRMKKGDRIWQIAFGSGFKCNSAVWKCNKTIKTPIDGPWADCIDRYPVHIPEVVKL, from the coding sequence ATGCCTCCAATCTTGCCGGATTTCTCTACCTCCGTTAAGCTCAAGTATGTCAAACTTGGCTACCAGTATCTCGTCAACCACATTTTAACTCTCACTCTCATCCCTGTCATGCTCGCCATTTTCATCCAGGTTCTTCGTATGGGTCCTGATGAAATTCTCAATCTCTGGAAATCTCTCCATTTTGATCTCATCCAAATCCtctgttcttcttttttcatcatcttcGTTGCCACTGTCTACTTCATGTCCAAACCCAGAACCATTTTCCTCGTTGATTACGCCTGCTTCAAACCCCCGGTTACTTGCAGAGTTCCCTTCTCTACTTTCATGGAACACTCTCGTTTGATTCTTAAAGATAACCCCAAGAGCGTTGAGTTTCAGATGAGGATTCTTGAGCGTTCTGGTCTTGGAGAGGAGACTTGTTTGCCTCCTGCTATTCATTACATCCCTCCTAAACCAACTATGGAAGCTGCTAGGGGTGAAGCAGAGCTTGTCATTTTCTCTGCTATGGATGCTTTGTTTCAGAAAACAGGGCTGAAGCCTAAAGATATAGATATTTTGATCGTGAATTGCAGTTTGTTTTCGCCTACTCCGTCTCTCTCGGCTATGGTGATTAATAAATACAAGCTTCGTAGTAATATCAAGAGCTTTAATTTGTCGGGGATGGGTTGCAGTGCAGGGCTGATCTCCATTGATTTAGCTCGTGATTTGCTTCAAGTACATCCTAACTCAAACGCTGTGGTGGTTAGTACTGAAATTATTACACCTAATTATTACCAAGGAAACGAGAGAGCCATGCTTCTCCCTAACTGCCTTTTCCGTATGGGCGGTGCCGCGATTCTTCTCTCGAACCGCCGGTCTGAGCGTCGTCGAGCCAAATACAGATTGGTTCACGTCGTACGAACTCACAAAGGAGCCGACGACAAAGCGTACCGTTGCGTATTCGAGGAACAAGACAAAGAGGGTAAAGTCGGGATTTCGCTTTCTAAAGATCTCATGGCTATAGCCGGAGAAGCTTTGAAATCCAACATTACAACCATCGGACCACTCGTTCTTCCAGCATCGGAGCAGCtgcttttccttttaactCTAATCGGCCGGAAAATCTTCAACCCCAAATGGAAGCCGTACATCCCGGATTTCAAACAAGCGTTTGAGCATTTCTGTATCCACGCCGGTGGACGGGCGGTGATCGATGAACTTCAGAAGAACCTACAACTGTCGACGGAGCACGTGGAAGCTTCAAGAATGACACTTCACCGGTGGGGAAATACATCGTCGTCTTCACTTTGGTACGAATTAGGTTACATTGAAGCTAAAGGAAGAATGAAGAAAGGAGATCGGATTTGGCAAATTGCATTCGGGAGTGGGTTTAAATGCAACAGTGCTGTTTGGAAATGcaacaaaacaatcaaaactCCGATCGATGGACCATGGGCTGACTGCATCGACAGGTATCCGGTTCACATTCCTGAAGTAGTCAAACTCTAA
- the LOC101218830 gene encoding homocysteine S-methyltransferase 1 isoform X1 has translation MGIKKATTLLDDFLHNAGGCAVIDGGFATQLEKHGAVINDPLWSAVCLINDPHLIKKVHLEYLEAGADILVSSSYQATIPGFISKGLSVEEGELLLEKSVKLAIEARDSFWDSVKCIPGHKYNRALVAASIGSYGAYLADGSEYSGHYGPDVNVDKLKDFHRRRLQIFVDASPDLLAFETIPNKLEAQACVELLEEENIQIPSWICFSSVDGENAPSGESFEKCLYAINKSDKVNAVGINCTPPHFIEALITKFKELTNKHIVVYPNSGEVWDGRFKKWLPSNCFGDDKFESLSSRWRNLGATFIGGCCRTTPSTIRAVSKVLKESTF, from the exons ATGGGGATTAAGAAGGCCACCACATTGTTGGATGATTTTTTACACAACGCTGGAGGTTGTGCGGTAATTGATGGAGGTTTCGCCACACAGCTTGAGAAACACGGCGCTGTCATTAACGATCCACTTTGGAGTGCTGTTTGCCTCATTAATGATCCTCACCTAATCAAGAAG GTTCATTTGGAGTACTTGGAGGCTGGAGCAGATATCTTGGTTTCTTCATCTTACCAG GCCACAATTCCTGGGTTTATATCAAAGGGGCTGTCCGTTGAAGAAGGGGAGTTGCTCTTAGAAAAGAGTGTTAAATTGGCCATTGAAGCTCGTGATAGTTTCTGGGATTCTGTGAAGTGTATCCCAGGGCATAAGTACAATAGGGCTTTGGTTGCAGCATCCATTGGAAGCTATGGTGCCTATCTTGCTGATGGTTCAGAGTACAG TGGGCATTATGGGCCAGATGTAAATGTAGATAAGCTGAAGGATTTTCATAGACGCAGATTGCAGATTTTTGTTGATGCTAGCCCAGATTTGCTTGCTTTTGAGACTATTCCCAATAAGCTGGAAGCCCAG GCCTGTGTGGAGTTGCTCGAAGAAGAAAACATCCAAATTCCATCCTGGATCTGCTTTAGCTCCGTAGATGGTGAGAATGCACCATCTGGAGAGAGCTTCGAGAAGTGCCTCTATGCGATAAATAAAAGTGACAAAGTAAATGCGGTTGGCATAAACTGTACACCTCCTCATTTTATTGAAGCTCTGATTACAAAGTTCAAAGAG TTAACAAACAAGCACATAGTTGTCTATCCGAATAGTGGCGAGGTATGGGATGGAAGATTCAAGAAATGGTTG CCATCAAATTGTTTTGGTGATGACAAATTCGAATCATTAAGTTCAAGATGGCGCAATTTGGGAGCAACATTCATTGGAGGCTGTTGTCGTACAACGCCATCTACCATCCGAGCTGTATCAAAGGTTTTGAAAGAAAGCACTTTTTAG
- the LOC101212446 gene encoding LOB domain-containing protein 40: MRMSCNGCRILRKGCSDDCIIRPCLQWIPSSDSQANATIFLAKFYGRAGLFNLITAAAQHLRPAIFKSLLYEACGRMVNPVYGSVGLLCSGDWERCQAAVDAVLNGSMNVEPDTPPSNNGNLSLKCCDIRHVCNEPNLAASGDLLKVKGRSRFKKPDHRTKPKPGPDHDLGIGSSFDEAGRDVSNGSRFEKADDVELELTLKSAQ, encoded by the exons ATGAGAATGAGTTGCAATGGGTGTCGGATTCTTCGTAAAGGATGTAGCGACGACTGTATAATTAGACCTTGTCTTCAATGGATTCCCTCCTCCGATTCTCAAGCCAACGCCACCATTTTTCTCGCCAAATTTTATGGCCGCGCCGGCCTCTTCAACCTCATCACCGCCGCCGCCCAACACCTCCGCCCtg CCATTTTCAAGTCATTGCTGTACGAGGCGTGCGGTCGGATGGTGAATCCGGTGTACGGTTCTGTTGGATTGCTGTGCTCCGGCGACTGGGAACGTTGTCAGGCAGCCGTCGACGCCGTCTTGAACGGATCCATGAACGTCGAACCAGATACGCCGCCGTCAAACAACGGTAACCTTTCCCTCAAATGCTGCGACATTCGCCACGTTTGTAACGAACCCAATTTGGCTGCTTCCGGCGATCTTCTCAAGGTCAAGGGTCGTAGCCGGTTCAAGAAGCCTGATCATCGAACCAAACCAAAACCCGGGCCGGATCATGACTTAGGAATTGGGTCTAGTTTTGATGAAGCGGGCCGGGATGTGAGCAATGGAAGCCGGTTTGAGAAGGCCGACGACGTTGAGCTGGAATTGACTCTTAAATCGGCTCAGTAA